The DNA region GATTGTTGTGGCGCGATCCTTCCACGTCATGTGCACCTTGCACGGTGACTAGAAGTAGGCCAGGAGCGCCCGTCGTGCTTGTGTTGCTCATAGCTCTATCCATCACACTATCTTTCCTACTGTAGCCATTGAGAGCCCCGCTGAAACTGTCATTGTCTTCTCTAAAAGGAGCGTATGTGAGCTCGAGAAACAGCTGTCCTCTCTGCTTCTTGTTAGCTTCAGAGATGCTCGTGTCCTTCATTAAGTCAAGGGTGACCTCCTTCACCTCGTTCGCCACCAGCGTTTTCAGAGGGAAAACTTGACTGCCCAGCCTATCGTGTGAGCCTACCTTATCCCAATCATAGACATTTATGTGAAGCATCTGAGACTGAGGATCCTTGACTGAGAGCTTGAATTCTTCGTTCCACTCGGGATTCAAGGTCTTTTTCTTGACTGTGGTCTTCTTGGACGGGTGCTTCTCTCCGCTGAGGTTCAGCTTGACATATGGATCGGATAAGCCGAGTAGATCCTTCTTCAGAAGCTTCGTTGCACGTATAACTCTCACGTGCAGGATCCCAACGGGCTTCTTCACAGCCACCCTAGAACAGAGATGGAAAAGTTAGGATTATGGAAACATTATATACTCAAAGTCAAGAAAACGAGTGACTCACATTGAAGCATCAAGCATCGGTATCTCAAGCGATTTTGGCCAAAGGTAAAGACTAGCAACTTCTTTTTTAATCCTTTCCTGTTAAGATTTAATTATGACACACAAGTATATCATTCTATTTAAAAAGTTGAAGAAAAACATTAGAGATTGTTCGTCACCTGAACATATCGATAAAGGCCAGGAATGGACATCACGTCGCCTCCCAAGACCTTCACCCCGAAGTCTATATGCGGCTGTAAGCAAGAAAACAATCTctcaattgataaaaaaaaggaatatgTATATAGTTAAACTTTGTATTAGCAACACACCTTCTCCAAAAGAGACACCACTATGTTTGCAAAACATGGAATCGTAGGCACGAGAGGTTTCAAGGTCAGTCGAGGCATAGCAAATACTTGCAAATCGACTAGCTGCACCAACGAAAAATGAACTCAACGAATTTAGTACTATTTCATTTGAGGAGACTCAACTGGCTTATACCTGGATTGTCACTTTTACTGATGAAATAGTTACTGCAACCATTATATTCGGATTGCCTGCCCATCTGACAGCTGGCTCCATGACTAGTTCCCTCTCGTTCGTCTCAGAGACTTTAAGCCCTGCCAAAGAACATCAAGACATTCTGTTGAATGCTCTGGAAAACGAGTCTACATTTTAAAGTCGGACATCTAATTCACCATGAACTGTTGGTGGAAGATTGCCAAGGCTTAGATTCTTGAACTCAATGGATTCTATCTTATATTGCCCAACATACTCTGCAAAAATCGGTTCTGCTGTGCTTTTAATCGAGTTGCAGATTGCCTGCACGACGTTTatcagataaaaaaaaaacgttTTCTTGATGCATTGTGAACATACAAAGTTTAAAAAGCTAGTACAAAAGATACCTTCTCCATGAAAGGCCACATACATGATATAAATTTGTTCAACCAATCTACCTGCAGATTCCAAACATTTTTCAACAGCATTTGCTGTAAttagatatttttatttgtgaTAGTACTTCAACCAGACGAAGCAGGCAAGATACGTATATTACCCGGTCGTAGTCAGGACTCTTCACCCACAGGGGAATCTCGGGCATAAGTTCTTCCAGTGCAACGGGGTCGAGCTCACAGAGTGGCTGACTCTCCATATCCTAGAGTCGATTCAAAACTAATCGTAAACAGTTTTTTAAACAATTGATACATAACCAAGATTACTCCACTGTGAACTAGTAATATTCTATATGCACACAACTAGTCAGTTTTTTAACTTTCATCAGCAACACTTCCTAAGATGATGAATTGATGATGATACTAAAAATAGGACTACCAAATAATTTGATAAACTGGTTCTATTTGAATATTGCATTTAATTAACAATAAGATGCCAAAAACCAAGAATCCATCATCGATCAACCAAGTGATTGAACACACACACCCCACCTAAGCATACTTTCTAATCAATCAACTGACtaaaacacacatacacacataaGTATGAGAAGAGAAATCAGGAAGCAGAAAGGTATACATTTCTCAATGCAACAgtagaaacacacacacaaacagaAGTGAACAGCAGTTGGAGAAGGGATGAGATTACCTGAACATCTTCTGATTCTGagtaaacaaacaaataaaagccAATAAAGAGACCAATTGGCAGCCCAATTCCAAAACCAATCATTCCCAACAAACTGCTCAACAATCCCATCTCCCCTTTCTtgcaaaaaaaaacaatctttttcctatttttaCGCAAATGGAGACGTGGAGAAGTGGTGTCGAACAAGcccagaaaagaaaaggaggaataAGAACAAATTACAGGTGGGACTTGGAACAGCGAAAAACAAgaagagatttttttttattggatgAGCTGTAGTCGATCACGATAGAATCTAAAAAGGGAGTGTTTCAAGAACGAGTTTTGAAAGTATCGAAACAAACTTGCTGCAAACCGCCTTCCCTTCACGCTACACGTCACGATTTTTCAAAATTGCCAATGCTCGAAACAAGAAACCATTAATATCGTACACTACGAAGTTGATTTTTAACTTTTGATGAATTCTAGCAAATCCTCCTAGGTTGGGTGACGATGTCGCACGACCAAGAAACAACGGAATACAAAGCGGTTTGATGCAGcacaattcttttttttattgatcaaattttgtttttaatgattTGTGCTTTTGGGAGATTTGTAGGATATTCGTTACAAAAAATTATGTTGAGCAACATAAATCATGTGTATAATTTCATTTAGAatgcaaaatataaaaataaaaatgagtggttCTTGTGAATATGGTTAGGTTATTAGGCCTTTTCTTCTCAAACTTTATTGAGTATATATCCGAGTTTagggagaaaaagaaaagaaaaatggtgTAAGGATGTTGAACTTTTTATGTATGGATGTAATTGTTTTGACTATGACGAATTACAAaggaaaataaaactaatatttgtTTGAACTTGAATTAATGGAATGAGTGATAGTTCTAGGCTTCTAGCCTCTAAGGCTCCATAATTCAATGGTCAATTATAGTTATGTCATGGCTTACTTAATAATTAAGAAGTTTTAGTGtaagaatttcataattttcaatacgataagataaaataaatacaaGGGAAATCAAGTGGCTTCATTgctgatttttaaaaattacttaCATTGATTTGAAATTATTCATCTATGCCTTTAACTTTATATTATTTGTATTCTCCTATC from Salvia splendens isolate huo1 chromosome 9, SspV2, whole genome shotgun sequence includes:
- the LOC121748533 gene encoding synaptotagmin-3-like; the protein is MGLLSSLLGMIGFGIGLPIGLFIGFYLFVYSESEDVQDMESQPLCELDPVALEELMPEIPLWVKSPDYDRVDWLNKFISCMWPFMEKAICNSIKSTAEPIFAEYVGQYKIESIEFKNLSLGNLPPTVHGLKVSETNERELVMEPAVRWAGNPNIMVAVTISSVKVTIQLVDLQVFAMPRLTLKPLVPTIPCFANIVVSLLEKPHIDFGVKVLGGDVMSIPGLYRYVQERIKKEVASLYLWPKSLEIPMLDASMVAVKKPVGILHVRVIRATKLLKKDLLGLSDPYVKLNLSGEKHPSKKTTVKKKTLNPEWNEEFKLSVKDPQSQMLHINVYDWDKVGSHDRLGSQVFPLKTLVANEVKEVTLDLMKDTSISEANKKQRGQLFLELTYAPFREDNDSFSGALNGYSRKDSVMDRAMSNTSTTGAPGLLLVTVQGAHDVEGSRHNNPYVLIIFRGETKKSKMLRKTRNPMWNEEFQFLLEEPPLQDKIHVKVMSKRTSFSFYSKESLGQVDINLADVVHNGRINQRYHLIDSKNGVIHIELRWKTI